Proteins encoded in a region of the Enoplosus armatus isolate fEnoArm2 chromosome 16, fEnoArm2.hap1, whole genome shotgun sequence genome:
- the LOC139298654 gene encoding ras/Rap GTPase-activating protein SynGAP-like: MGIKALMCRCMDTSSKTWLPHQSQFGLVGQAEVCCGGPGVLTPNQSRRASFASVRQSSMETPPNATPQPFRQPSFLNRRLKGSIKRAKSQPKLDRTSSFRQMILPRFRSADQERTRLMQSFKESHSHESLLSPSSAAEALDLVLDEDAIIKPVHSSILGQEYCFEVTTNSGTKCFACRSASERDKWIENLQRAVKPNKDNSRRVDNVLKLWIIEARDLPAKKRYYCELCLDDMLYARTTSKPRTDTVFWGEHFEFNNLPTIRSLRLHLYKETDKKRRKEKSTYLGLVSIPISSITGRQFVEQWYPVIQSSVLSKSGGVGSAKVINASLRVKSRYQTMNILPMELYKEFAEYITNNYRTLCAVLEPLLSVKSKEEVAFALVHILQSTGKTKEFLSDMAMCEVDRFMDREHLIFRENTLATKAVEEYLKLIGHRYLKDAIGDFIRALYESEENCEVDPMRVPPSVLADHQANLRMCCELLLCKIINSLCIFPRELKEVFASWRARCAERGREDLADSLISSSLFLRFMCPAIMSPSLFNLMQEYPAERTSRTLTLIAKVMQNLASFNKFGPKEEYMFFMNEFLEMEWGSMQQFLYEISNMDAGGNAGGFEGYIDLGRELSMLHSLLWEVMGQLSKDAILKLGPLPRLLNDISVALRNPQLHMPTNHQPDRPKDRLFSRPSFNRLMSSDFQSLMMRDLNSSIDISRLPSPTTGVSAVESLSSNLNMRRHAERDLRSSSREVFYVTRPPLARSSPAYCTSSSDITEPDPKVHSVNKSVSMMDLQDSRMNSISNLNSVGDMLTSSQASIAGLGHSFGNLCGPLRMGGHMPAGSSGSGLRLSQMGHIGGPTESISQQQQQAAAAMHFPLSFQNPLFHLAAQNSPAQSQPHPPPLLLAPEPENGHHDYQPAFGNNAFSRSEDLSGLRSQSSLVQPSIVHSHSYSDDFTRQNQSNDYAWHQLSLQVQESLQQQHMMGVASQTTTGTGTPASLATPPTTVHHVRQTSIAPPQHLKSQRSINTPATATPPKVRPQSRNLLLDSSDTNFSGSQPKQRQAQQQQQQQQQQQQQQQQQQQQQQQQQQDAQLSVTDSPAPGLPYQTSSAKENQGPSAAAEGSTDTPTKSTKKSQQSQLQPPQQHLLKPGNKQGSQSTLNTPALNERTVAWVSNMPHLSADIESLRPDREGQLKEYSKSMDESRLERVKEYEEEIHSLKERLKMSHRKLEEYEQRLMSQEQQTSKILMQYQNRLEDSERRLKQQQMEKDCQIKGIITRLMAVEDELRGGAIPDIKPRILTDQSICQGFGGLPGS; this comes from the exons ACCAATCTCGCAGGGCAAGTTTTGCCTCTGTAAGACAGTCAAGCATGGAGACCCCTCCCAATGCCACCCCACAGCCCTTCAGACAGCCG AGTTTTCTCAATCGAAGGTTGAAGGGTTCCATCAAGAGGGCCAAAAGCCAGCCCAAACTGGACCGAACCAGCAGCTTCAGACAAATGATTTTGCCCCGGTTTCGTAGTGCGGACCAAGAGAG GACACGATTGATGCAGAGCTTCAAAGAATCCCACTCCCATGAATCCCTACTTTCTCCTAGCAGTGCTGCGGAGGCTTTGGACCTAGTTTTGGATGAAGATGCTATAATCAAACCTGTCCATTCTAGCATTTTAGGACAAGAGTACTGCTTTGAG GTGACCACCAATTCAGGGACAAAATGTTTTGCCTGCCGTTCAgcttcagagagagacaagtggATTGAAAATCTGCAACGAGCCGTCAAACCTAACAAG GACAACAGCAGACGGGTGGACAATGTGCTCAAGTTGTGGATCATTGAAGCTCGAGACCTTCCGGCTAAGAAACGCTACTATTGTGAGCTGTGTCTGGATGACATGCTGTATGCACGCACCACCAGCAAACCCCGGACCGACACCGTCTTCTGGGGCGAGCATTTTGAATTTAACAATTTGCCTACCATTCGTAGCCTTCGTTTGCACCTCTACAaggaaactgacaaaaaaagacGCAAG GAGAAAAGCACATATCTTGGCCTTGTCAGCATCCCCATCTCCAGCATCACAGGCCGGCAGTTTGTGGAGCAGTGGTACCCGGTGATACAGTCCAGTGTCTTGTCCAAAAGCGGTGGTGTTGGAAGTGCCAAAGTGATCAACGCCTCACTTCGTGTCAAGTCCCGCTATCAGACTATGAACATCCTCCCGATGGAGCTGTACAAGGAGTTTGCCGAGTACATTACCAACAACTACCGAACACTGTGTGCAGTCCTGGAGCCGCTGTTAAGCGTGAAAAGCAAAGAGGAGGTGGCGTTTGCTCTGGTGCACATCCTTCAAAGCACAGGGAAGACAAAG GAGTTCCTATCGGACATGGCGATGTGTGAGGTGGATCGATTCATGGACCGTGAGCACTTGATCTTTCGTGAGAACACGCTAGCGACAAAGGCTGTGGAAGAGTACCTCAAACTGATAGGTCACAGATACCTCAAGGATGCTATAG GTGACTTCATTCGAGCCTTATATGAGTCTGAGGAGAACTGTGAGGTGGATCCCATGCGCGTCCCACCGTCAGTCCTCGCTGACCATCAAGCCAACCTTCGCATGTGTTGTGAGCTGTTACTCTGCAAGATTATCAACTCTCTCTG CATATTTCCCCGGGAGCTGAAGGAAGTTTTCGCCTCCTGGAGAGCCAGATGTGCTGAGCGAGGAAGAGAGGATCTCGCCGACAGCCTCATCAGCTCCTCCCTGTTTCTTCGCTTCATGTGCCCGGCCATCATGTCCCCCTCCCTGTTCAACCTGATGCAGGAGTACCCCGCCGAACGCACGTCCCGCACGCTCACACTCATTGCCAAGGTGATGCAGAACCTGGCCAGCTTCAACAA ATTTGGACCCAAGGAGGAGTACATGTTTTTCATGAATGAGTTCCTGGAGATGGAGTGGGGCTCCATGCAGCAGTTTCTCTATGAGATTTCCAACATGGATGCCGGAGGAAACGCTGGAGGGTTTGAGGGCTACATTGACCTCGGCAGAGAATTGTCCATGCTGCACAGCTTACTGTGGGAAGTCATGGGCCAGCTTAGCAAG GATGCTATTCTGAAACTCGGACCCCTACCACGGCTGCTGAATGACATCAGCGTCGCCCTGAGGAACCCGCAGCTCCACATGCCTACAAATCACCAGCCAGACCGACCGAAGGACAGACTCTTCTCGCGGCCGTCTTTCAATCGTCTTATGTCCTCTGACTTCCAAAGCCTTATGATGCGTGACTTGAACAG TTCAATAGACATCTCCCGCCTGCCATCCCCTACGACTGGAGTCTCAGCTGTGGAATCCCTCTCATCCAATCTGAACATGAGGCGTCACGCAGAACGAGACCTCCGCTCGTCGTCCAGGGAAGTGTTCTACGTGACCCGCCCGCCGCTGGCTCGGTCCAGCCCCGCATACTGCACGAGCAGCTCGGACATCACTGAACCGGATCCAAAG GTCCACAGTGTGAATAAAAGCGTGTCCATGATGGACCTTCAGGACTCCCGTATGAACAGCATTTCCAACCTGAACTCTGTGGGAGACATGCTCACTTCCTCCCAGGCCTCCATCGCCGGTCTGGGCCACAGCTTCGGGAACCTCTGCGGCCCTCTTCGTATGGGAGGGCATATGCCAGCGGGCTCATCGGGCTCCGGTTTGAGGCTGAGCCAGATGGGCCACATCGGGGGGCCCACCGAATCCATctctcaacagcagcagcaggcagcagcggCCATGCACTTCCCCCTGTCTTTCCAGAACCCACTATTCCATCTGGCTGCCCAGAACTCCCCAGCTCAGTCTCagccccacccccctcccctcctccttgcCCCCGAGCCTGAGAACGGCCACCACGACTATCAGCCTGCCTTTGGCAACAATGCTTTCTCCCGCAGCGAGGACTTGTCCGGCCTGCGGTCACAGAGCAGTCTGGTGCAGCCCAGCATTGTCCACTCACACAGCTACAGTGATGATTTCACCCGGCAGAATCAGAGCAATGACTACGCCTGGCACCAGCTGTCACTGCAGGTGCAG gagtctctgcagcagcagcacatgatGGGAGTCGCATCTCAGACGACCACTGGGACGGGCACCCCCGCATCTTTGGCCACGCCACCTACTACAGTTCACCATGTCCGCCAGACATCCATCGCCCCACCACAGCACCTCAAGTCACAGCGGTCCATTAACACTCCAGCCACCGCCACACCTCCGAAGGTTCGGCCGCAGAGCAGGAACCTCCTCCTCGACTCTTCTGACACAAACTTCAGTGGCAGTCAGCCGAAACAGCGCcaagctcagcagcagcaacaacagcaacagcaacaacagcagcagcaacaacagcagcaacagcagcagcagcaacaacaacaggacGCACAGCTGTCGGTGACAGACAGTCCGGCTCCCGGGCTCCCGTATCAGACGAGCTCGGCCAAAGAGAACCAGGGCCCATCAGCGGCTGCAGAGGGGTCAACAGACACGCCCACAAAAAGCACCAAGAAGTCTCAACAGTCACAACTGCAGCCGCCACAGCAGCATCTGCTCAAACCAGGCAATAAACAG ggTTCCCAGTCGACTTTGAACACCCCGGCCCTCAACGAACGGACAGTCGCCTGGGTGTCCAACATGCCTCATCTCTCTGCTGACATTGAGAGCCTGCGGCCGGACCGTGAGGGCCAGCTGAAAGAGTACTCCAAGAGCATGGATGAGTCACGACTAGAGAGG gTAAAAGAGTATGAAGAGGAGATACATTCCTTGAAGGAGCGGCTGAAGATGTCTCATCGCAAGCTTGAAGAATATGAGCAGAGACTTATGTCGCAGGAACAGCAGACAAGCAAGATCCTAATGCAGTATCAGAACCGCCTGGAAGACAGCGAGCGCCGTCTGAAGCAGCAGCAAATGGAGAAGGACTGTCAAATCAAAGGCATCATCACCAG ACTCATGGCTGTGGAAGATGAGCTGAGAGGGGGTGCCATTCCTGATATTAAGCCTCGAATCCTCACAGACCAG TCTATCTGCCAGGGCTTTGGTGGCCTCCCAGGATCCTGA
- the LOC139299484 gene encoding relaxin-3 receptor 1-like: MSNTDFKRLELFSHILNGCSGGPSCNNSYLIFHNTSMDSGLEILDDGSPWLRIVISVVYFVVATAGVLGNLLVMFLLYSTRTITMGTINFFVFNLALAHLLFSLALPFWAVDIALDYSWPFGLATCKAVSLLTGLNVFASCFFLTAMSLTRYCYVATALKPSASLCSRYCTFPVATAFIWAGALVAAAPRAVFADLRHVGSGNDTACLLRFPDGTAWLGINQLLRVVLGFLLPYTTITLSHLLLLRFLCRHKLKGSNSRRKADISKSVAVVVLSFCACWFPYNILTLWGVLIQLDIVDISPSFYLAQTYFFPLANCLAFTSSCFNPVIYCLVRKEYRVALHNVLFKLSLAIMSKMPYGINSEEGSEQAGQLAIPLNNMYSQTTQSDTRRYAPLSALPTVVSTL; this comes from the coding sequence ATGTCCAACACTGACTTCAAGAGACTTGAGCTTTTCAGCCACATCCTGAATGGCTGCAGTGGGGGCCCATCCTGTAACAACTCCTACCTGATTTTCCACAACACGAGCATGGACAGCGGGCTGGAGATTCTAGATGATGGCTCCCCCTGGCTACGAATAGTCATCTCGGTGGTCTACTTTGTCGTGGCTACAGCAGGAGTATTGGGGAACTTGTTGGTGATGTTCCTGCTGTATTCCACTCGCACCATCACCATGGGCACCATCAATTTCTTTGTGTTCAACTTGGCCTTGGCCCACTTGCTGTTCTCCCTAGCCTTGCCGTTTTGGGCCGTAGACATTGCGCTGGACTACAGCTGGCCTTTTGGCTTGGCCACATGCAAGGCCGTGTCCCTACTTACTGGGCTCAACGTGTTTGCTAGCTGCTTTTTCCTGACAGCCATGAGTTTGACCCGGTACTGCTATGTGGCCACTGCCCTCAAACCCAGTGCCTCCCTGTGCAGCAGATATTGCACTTTTCCTGTGGCCACAGCTTTTATCTGGGCTGGAGCGCTCGTAGCAGCGGCGCCCCGAGCTGTATTTGCTGACCTGAGGCATGTGGGCAGTGGCAACGACACAGCGTGCCTACTCCGTTTCCCAGATGGCACGGCCTGGCTTGGAATAAACCAGCTCCTGCGAGTGGTGCTGGGATTTCTGCTGCCCTACACCACCATCACCCTGTCCCACCTGCTTCTGCTGCGCTTCCTCTGTCGGCATAAACTGAAGGGCAGCAACTCTCGGCGAAAGGCTGATATTTCAAAGTCTGTTGCAGTGGTGGTACTTTCATTCTGCGCCTGCTGGTTCCCGTACAATATCCTCACACTTTGGGGCGTCCTGATCCAGCTTGACATCGTTGATATCAGCCCCTCATTCTACTTGGCCCAGACGTACTTCTTCCCTCTGGCCAACTGCTTGGCATTCACCAGCAGCTGCTTCAACCCTGTCATCTACTGCCTGGTGAGAAAAGAATACCGTGTGGCTCTCCACAATGTGCTCTTCAAGTTGAGCCTGGCTATTATGTCCAAGATGCCCTATGGCATTAATTCTGAGGAGGGCTCGGAACAAGCCGGGCAGCTGGCCATTCCACTCAACAACATGTACAGCCAGACAACCCAAAGTGACACACGGAGATATGCTCCTCTGTCAGCACTTCCAACAGTAGTGTCCACCCTGTAA